In Triticum urartu cultivar G1812 chromosome 6, Tu2.1, whole genome shotgun sequence, the following proteins share a genomic window:
- the LOC125517595 gene encoding sirohydrochlorin ferrochelatase, chloroplastic-like, with product MSMHPMSLSLQPFTANSINTYSLRSTSANYDRGFIKLVPIGSSGHWVTNFRPNSASRPETSVGHDCVVGENDGVIIVDHGSRRQESNLMLHDFVSMFKARTCYNIVEPAHMELAEPTIKEAFGKCVQQGASRIIVSPYFLSPGRHWKQDIPSLASEASKEHSSVPYIITAPLGLHELMVDIMNDRIKYCLRHAAGGVDECTVCAGTGKCHFYS from the exons ATGTCTATGCACCCTATGTCGCTCTCCTTACAACCCTTCACTGCAAATTCAATAAACACATATTCTTTAAG GAGCACTAGTGCGAATTATGACCGTGGTTTTATAAAGTTGGTGCCAATTGGAAGTAGTGGACATTGGGTCACAAATTTCAGACCAAATTCTGCGTCTAGGCCTGAAACTTCTGTAGGACATGATTGTGTAGTGGGAGAGAATGATGGTGTGATCATAGTTGATCACGGGTCACGTCGACAAGAATCTAATCTCATGCTAC ATGATTTTGTTAGCATGTTCAAGGCCAGGACTTGCTACAATATTGTTGAGCCTGCTCACATG GAGCTGGCTGAGCCTACTATTAAGGAAGCATTTGGAAAATGTGTGCAGCAGGGAGCATCTCGCATTATTGTCAGTCCATATTTCCTTTCCCCTGGACGACACTGGAAGCAA GATATCCCTTCTTTAGCATCAGAAGCCTCTAAAGAGCACTCAAGCGTACCCTACATCATCACGGCTCCTCTTGGATTACATGAGCTTATGGTG GATATTATGAACGATCGCATCAAATACTGCCTGAGGCACGCTGCAGGTGGAGTCGATGAGTGTACGGTATGTGCCGGGACTGGAAAGTGCCACTTTTACTCTTGA